One region of Streptomyces rishiriensis genomic DNA includes:
- a CDS encoding TetR/AcrR family transcriptional regulator, producing the protein MSSIVRGARARARIEVTVAIKEEARRQLASDGAARLSLRAVARELGMVSSALYRYFPSRDDLLTALIIDAYDSLGEAAEAAHAAVVEADADVPPVERWVAVGEAVRGWALAHPQEYALIYGSPVPGYSAPGTTVPAAARVGLLLIGILRDAHQSHALEVPLLSDELVPEAVRMAADLAPDLPPGAVTALVAAWAQLYGLVGFELFGQFNRVVEEREPFFRYAVTRLAREAGLR; encoded by the coding sequence ATGAGCAGCATCGTTCGAGGGGCACGCGCCCGGGCCAGGATCGAAGTCACCGTCGCCATCAAGGAGGAGGCCCGCAGACAACTCGCGTCCGACGGCGCGGCCAGGCTCTCGCTGCGAGCCGTGGCCCGCGAGCTCGGCATGGTCTCCTCCGCTCTCTACCGCTACTTCCCGAGCCGCGACGACCTGCTCACCGCACTCATCATCGACGCCTACGACTCCCTGGGCGAGGCCGCGGAAGCGGCGCACGCGGCGGTCGTGGAGGCCGACGCCGACGTCCCTCCCGTCGAGCGCTGGGTCGCCGTCGGCGAGGCGGTACGCGGCTGGGCGCTGGCGCATCCGCAGGAGTACGCGCTGATCTACGGCTCGCCGGTGCCCGGTTACAGCGCGCCCGGGACGACCGTCCCCGCCGCCGCCCGCGTCGGCCTGCTTCTCATCGGCATCCTGCGAGACGCACACCAGAGCCACGCGCTGGAGGTGCCGCTCCTGAGCGACGAATTGGTCCCCGAGGCGGTCCGGATGGCGGCCGACCTCGCCCCCGACCTGCCGCCGGGTGCGGTCACGGCACTGGTGGCGGCGTGGGCCCAGCTGTACGGGCTGGTCGGTTTCGAGCTGTTCGGCCAGTTCAACCGGGTGGTGGAGGAGCGAGAGCCGTTCTTCCGCTACGCGGTCACCCGCCTTGCCCGTGAGGCGGGACTGCGCTAG
- a CDS encoding sensor histidine kinase, whose protein sequence is MEEERTRGRGDQGQQGSHRPPSWPRRREGRRRDREDGADLAARAARWPWRSTLLLTAFVLVGSHFAAQAQEGERAPLDTFARVLLVLACALLLWRQRQPVAVVFGTASTAAFYLGAGYPYGPVFVTVAVACFHAVVAGHRRAAWTALGLLWTVHLLVAHWLYRWLPPTGDDPAPFGQEIVVAGWVVAIVAIAELARIRREQWARERAERAQATRRRADEERLRIARELHDVLAHSLSVINVQSGVGLALLDSDPEQARTALTTIKSASKEALGEVRQVLDSLRTPGDAPRTPAPGLDRLSELVEQAARAGLTVEVAGRPPRLPPHTDLAAFRIVQEALTNVVRHSRSRHARVRFEQADGTLRLRVDDDGPASGADAGGSGNGLAGMRERAAALGGTIEAGPRPDGGFRVLAVLPTRAGEDQ, encoded by the coding sequence ATGGAAGAAGAGCGGACGCGGGGCCGCGGCGACCAGGGACAGCAGGGGTCGCACCGGCCGCCGTCCTGGCCGCGCCGCCGCGAAGGCCGCCGGCGAGACCGGGAGGACGGCGCGGACCTGGCTGCGCGGGCCGCGCGGTGGCCCTGGCGATCCACCCTGCTGCTCACCGCTTTCGTCCTCGTCGGCTCGCACTTCGCCGCCCAAGCGCAGGAGGGTGAGCGGGCGCCGCTCGACACCTTCGCACGCGTGCTGCTGGTGCTGGCTTGCGCGCTGCTGCTGTGGCGGCAGCGACAACCGGTGGCCGTCGTGTTCGGCACGGCGTCCACCGCCGCGTTCTACCTGGGCGCCGGCTATCCGTACGGTCCCGTCTTCGTGACCGTGGCCGTGGCCTGCTTCCACGCCGTCGTCGCCGGGCACCGGCGGGCCGCGTGGACGGCCCTCGGCCTGCTCTGGACCGTCCATCTGCTGGTCGCGCACTGGCTGTACCGGTGGTTGCCGCCCACCGGCGACGATCCGGCCCCCTTCGGGCAGGAGATCGTCGTCGCGGGGTGGGTCGTGGCGATCGTGGCGATCGCCGAGCTGGCCCGGATCCGGCGCGAGCAGTGGGCCCGTGAGCGGGCCGAGCGCGCCCAGGCCACTCGGCGGCGGGCCGACGAGGAGAGGCTGCGGATCGCCCGCGAACTGCACGACGTCCTCGCGCACAGCCTCTCGGTGATCAACGTGCAGTCGGGCGTGGGCCTCGCGCTTCTCGACTCCGACCCGGAGCAGGCGCGCACGGCGCTGACCACCATCAAGTCCGCCAGCAAGGAGGCGCTGGGCGAGGTGCGCCAAGTGCTGGACAGTCTCCGTACGCCGGGGGACGCCCCGCGCACCCCGGCACCGGGCCTGGACCGGCTGTCCGAACTGGTGGAGCAGGCGGCGCGTGCGGGCCTCACGGTGGAGGTGGCCGGCCGACCGCCCCGGTTGCCGCCGCACACGGATCTCGCCGCCTTCCGCATCGTCCAGGAGGCCCTCACCAACGTCGTACGCCACTCCCGTTCGCGCCACGCGCGTGTGCGGTTCGAGCAGGCCGACGGGACGCTTCGGCTGCGCGTCGACGACGACGGTCCGGCGTCCGGCGCCGACGCGGGCGGCAGTGGCAACGGACTGGCCGGGATGCGGGAGCGGGCCGCGGCCCTGGGTGGCACGATCGAGGCGGGACCGCGGCCCGACGGCGGTTTCCGGGTCCTCGCCGTACTGCCTACGAGGGCCGGTGAGGATCAGTGA
- a CDS encoding geranylgeranyl reductase family protein gives MSSENSPADDENSSADDARQVWDVVVVGAGPAGASAAYAAAVTGRRVLLLEKAELPRYKTCGGGIIGPSRDALPPGFELPFRDRVHAVTFSNNGRFTRTRRSRQMLFGLINRPEFDQQLVEHAQKAGAELRTGVTVQRVEQHGSAVPDRRTVAVVLQGGETLLARAVVGADGSASRIGAHVGVKLDQVDLGLESEIPVPETVAEDWKGRVLIDWGPMPGSYGWVFPKGDTLTVGVISARGEGAATKRYLEDFIGRLGLAGFEPSISSGHLTRCRADDSPLSRGRVLVCGDAAGLLEPWTREGISFALRSGRLAGEWAVRVSEAHDAVDARRQALNYAFAIKAGLGVEMSVGKRLLTLFERRPGLFHAALTGVRPAWRAFTDITRGRTTLGELIRSHPMAQRALSAVDRRQVPKAGPVAEESGS, from the coding sequence GTGAGCAGCGAGAACTCTCCGGCGGACGACGAGAACTCTTCGGCGGACGACGCGCGGCAGGTGTGGGACGTCGTCGTGGTGGGCGCGGGCCCCGCAGGGGCTTCGGCCGCCTATGCGGCGGCTGTCACGGGACGGCGGGTGCTGTTGCTGGAGAAGGCGGAGCTGCCCCGCTACAAGACGTGCGGCGGCGGCATCATCGGCCCCTCCCGCGACGCGCTGCCACCCGGCTTCGAACTGCCCTTCCGCGACCGGGTGCATGCGGTGACCTTCTCGAACAACGGGCGCTTCACCCGCACCCGCCGTTCCCGGCAGATGCTGTTCGGGCTGATCAACCGGCCCGAGTTCGACCAGCAGCTCGTCGAACACGCCCAGAAGGCGGGCGCCGAGCTGCGCACGGGCGTCACCGTGCAGCGGGTCGAGCAGCACGGATCGGCGGTGCCGGACCGGCGCACGGTCGCGGTCGTCCTCCAGGGCGGCGAGACGCTCCTGGCGCGCGCGGTGGTCGGCGCGGACGGCAGCGCGAGCCGCATAGGAGCGCATGTCGGGGTGAAGCTCGACCAGGTGGATCTCGGCCTGGAGTCGGAGATCCCGGTGCCGGAGACGGTCGCCGAGGACTGGAAGGGGCGTGTCCTCATCGACTGGGGTCCGATGCCCGGCAGCTACGGCTGGGTGTTCCCCAAGGGAGACACGCTGACGGTCGGCGTCATCTCGGCGCGTGGCGAAGGCGCGGCGACCAAGCGCTATCTCGAGGACTTCATCGGGCGGCTCGGCCTCGCCGGGTTCGAGCCGAGCATCTCCTCCGGCCATCTGACCCGCTGCCGGGCCGACGACTCCCCGCTGTCGCGCGGGCGGGTGCTCGTGTGCGGTGACGCGGCGGGGTTGCTGGAGCCGTGGACCCGGGAGGGCATCTCCTTCGCGCTGCGCTCGGGCCGGCTCGCCGGTGAGTGGGCGGTCCGTGTCTCCGAGGCGCACGACGCGGTGGACGCCCGCCGTCAGGCGCTGAACTACGCCTTCGCGATCAAGGCCGGCCTCGGTGTGGAGATGAGCGTCGGCAAGCGGCTGCTCACCCTCTTCGAGCGTCGCCCCGGACTCTTCCACGCGGCCCTCACCGGCGTCCGCCCCGCCTGGCGGGCCTTCACCGACATCACCCGCGGTCGGACGACCCTGGGCGAGCTCATCCGCTCGCATCCGATGGCCCAGCGGGCGCTGAGCGCCGTGGACCGGCGGCAGGTGCCGAAGGCCGGACCGGTGGCCGAGGAGAGCGGCTCCTGA
- a CDS encoding nitroreductase family deazaflavin-dependent oxidoreductase, whose product MSAHVQKPGWFTVNVFNRTVAWLIRRGLSVWGSRVLAVRGRKSGQWRTTPVNLLTVGGQQYLIAPRGHVQWTHNMRAVGGGELRLGRTVEEFTAVEVADDDKTPLLRAYLKRWKAEVGVFFNGVGPDSPDAEMRRIAPDHPVFRITVTNRR is encoded by the coding sequence ATGTCCGCCCATGTACAGAAGCCCGGCTGGTTCACCGTCAACGTCTTCAACCGCACCGTGGCCTGGCTGATCCGCCGGGGTCTGAGCGTGTGGGGGTCCCGGGTGCTGGCGGTCCGCGGCCGCAAGAGCGGCCAGTGGCGGACCACCCCCGTCAACCTGCTGACCGTGGGCGGTCAGCAGTACCTGATCGCCCCGCGCGGCCACGTGCAGTGGACGCACAACATGCGGGCGGTGGGCGGCGGCGAGCTGCGCCTCGGCAGAACCGTGGAGGAGTTCACGGCGGTAGAGGTCGCCGACGACGACAAGACGCCGTTGCTGCGCGCCTATCTCAAGCGGTGGAAGGCCGAGGTCGGCGTCTTCTTCAACGGGGTGGGTCCGGACTCCCCGGACGCCGAGATGCGCCGTATCGCCCCCGACCACCCGGTGTTCCGGATCACCGTCACGAACCGACGGTGA